The following proteins are encoded in a genomic region of Dyadobacter sp. UC 10:
- a CDS encoding NAD(P)/FAD-dependent oxidoreductase — MRIVIIGGGFAGVNLALDLAKDKNFEVTLVDKNNYNFFPPLIYQVATAFLEPSSISYPFRKLFAGKKNLQFRLGELLKVVPENNRIILSNGELEYDQLVFATGAESNFFGMENVKRNSTPMKTLEDAIGMRNKLLLQMEKATICDDPAEVKKLLTVVIAGGGPTGVEISGMFAEMRNGILRKEYPQLAGKGSEIYLVDGGDALLSPMSVASQQDTYNELSKLGVKIKLNTHVVDFTDDKVFFTEGDFIEAKTLIWAAGVTGIVFEGIPAEAYGRGRRMLVDAYNLVNSTHNIYAIGDASLQLSDSNFPQGHPQVAQVAIQQGKTLARNFKAQVEKRPLKPFAYHDKGSMAIIGRAKAVVDMPSPKLHFKGVIAWLAWLFIHLISLINHRNRIKTLYNWMVAYFTKDQSLRMIIKPAEKEENVETYQVTGQ; from the coding sequence ATGAGAATTGTAATTATAGGAGGAGGATTCGCAGGTGTAAACCTGGCGCTGGATCTTGCCAAAGACAAAAATTTTGAAGTAACCCTGGTGGACAAGAATAACTACAACTTCTTTCCACCACTGATCTACCAGGTTGCTACGGCTTTTTTAGAACCTTCAAGCATCAGTTATCCGTTTAGAAAATTATTTGCAGGAAAGAAAAACCTGCAGTTCCGGCTGGGCGAATTGCTGAAAGTGGTTCCCGAGAATAACAGGATTATACTTTCAAATGGCGAACTGGAATATGATCAGCTCGTTTTCGCGACCGGCGCGGAGAGTAATTTCTTTGGAATGGAAAATGTAAAACGCAATTCCACTCCAATGAAAACGCTCGAAGATGCTATTGGAATGCGCAATAAGTTGCTGCTCCAAATGGAAAAGGCTACGATCTGCGATGATCCGGCCGAGGTAAAAAAGCTGCTCACAGTAGTGATCGCAGGTGGCGGCCCAACCGGGGTCGAAATCTCGGGAATGTTTGCCGAAATGCGCAATGGTATCCTGCGAAAAGAATATCCGCAGCTGGCCGGAAAAGGCAGCGAAATTTACCTGGTCGACGGAGGTGACGCATTACTTTCTCCGATGAGCGTGGCGTCGCAGCAGGATACTTATAATGAACTCAGCAAATTGGGTGTGAAGATCAAGCTGAACACCCACGTGGTTGATTTCACCGACGATAAAGTTTTCTTTACTGAAGGCGATTTTATTGAAGCGAAAACGCTGATCTGGGCAGCCGGTGTTACCGGCATCGTTTTCGAAGGTATCCCGGCAGAAGCTTACGGCCGCGGCCGCAGAATGCTGGTCGACGCTTATAATTTGGTGAACAGTACCCACAATATTTACGCAATAGGCGATGCCAGCCTGCAACTGTCAGACAGTAATTTCCCCCAGGGGCACCCGCAGGTAGCGCAGGTAGCGATTCAGCAGGGTAAAACCCTGGCTCGTAACTTCAAAGCACAAGTGGAAAAGCGGCCGCTGAAACCATTTGCTTACCATGATAAGGGTTCAATGGCGATTATAGGCCGTGCAAAGGCGGTGGTGGATATGCCTTCTCCCAAGCTGCATTTCAAAGGTGTGATCGCCTGGCTGGCCTGGTTGTTTATACATCTCATTTCTCTTATCAATCACAGGAACAGGATCAAAACGCTTTATAACTGGATGGTAGCTTATTTCACCAAAGACCAGTCCCTGCGGATGATCATCAAACCTGCCGAAAAAGAAGAAAACGTCGAAACCTATCAGGTAACCGGCCAGTAA
- a CDS encoding DUF4142 domain-containing protein, producing the protein MRKSLSMLYLFIFCVAVSCRDDGTATRSLITNMDREFVLNAADEGLFQISAGQVALNNGASAEYAGFGQLMIDAYTASNQQLQIFATSNDLDIPTTLSDKRQQRLDTLSGRKGMELDTVYAAAVETTHAETIVYFESQAGSVTDPELKKWIESRLPDLRQYLDQARALSDSLN; encoded by the coding sequence ATGAGAAAGTCATTGTCAATGCTTTACCTGTTTATCTTTTGTGTCGCGGTTTCCTGCCGCGACGATGGTACGGCTACGCGCAGCCTGATCACCAATATGGATCGGGAATTTGTTCTGAATGCGGCCGATGAGGGACTTTTTCAAATCAGTGCGGGACAAGTTGCGTTAAACAACGGTGCGTCGGCGGAATATGCTGGCTTCGGACAATTGATGATCGACGCATATACGGCCTCTAATCAGCAGCTTCAAATTTTTGCAACATCAAATGACCTGGATATTCCCACAACATTGTCGGACAAAAGGCAACAACGGCTGGATACACTGTCGGGCAGAAAAGGAATGGAGCTGGATACGGTTTATGCAGCGGCTGTGGAGACTACCCATGCCGAAACCATTGTATACTTTGAATCGCAGGCAGGCTCGGTTACCGATCCGGAGTTAAAAAAATGGATCGAGAGCAGGCTGCCCGATCTGCGCCAATACCTGGATCAGGCCCGCGCGCTGAGTGATTCCCTGAATTGA
- a CDS encoding hybrid sensor histidine kinase/response regulator: MDESRGDEIFRRNTSQDDDDRELLQEKLSVIFQYSTDAHLLFDEDGIIDCNQAAVKMLGCQDKSQLLSFHPAIFSPEFQPDGQRSADKAREMDRLAYESGYNRFEWIHKKIDGKEFPVEVTLNPVPINNKKVLLVVWHDISDRKKAEESIRRSEAMLSESQQLTHSGSWEADLVTGQNYWSAEAFRIFGLEPDSAGPDTDVFSKMIHPDDLHLYKTHIWEAINKLSPASFDLRIILPDGKIKFIHAIGKPFSDATGKVVKLYGAIMDIDNQKKTEQELIHAKEMAEMAAIAKSQFLSTMSHEIRTPMNAVIGFTHLLLQQNPRPEQMEYLNILKFSAENLLVLINDILDFSKIEAGKIEFEEVDFNVLSLLENIRSGILQKANEKGIMLKLKVSNPVNVTVVGDPVRLGQILTNLVSNAVKFTETGKVIISAEVTRREGDRITLDFKVEDTGIGIPPEKIENIFDSFTQATSDTTRKYGGSGLGLTITKRLLELQQSKIFVESEQGKGSVFYFSLSFKVSEKHFSEQNNGSTSNKFSLEGMRLLIVEDNAINVLLMRNFMKQWNVTYDVAENGLVALEKVQITDYDLVLMDLQMPEMDGYEATLKIRQLPAIIALTASAMMDIKDIAFTVGMNDYISKPFTPAELYSKIASYRKDKSL; this comes from the coding sequence ATGGACGAATCAAGAGGGGATGAAATTTTCAGGCGCAATACTTCACAGGACGACGATGATCGTGAGCTTTTGCAGGAAAAGCTGAGCGTTATCTTTCAGTACTCTACGGATGCACATTTGCTGTTTGACGAAGATGGCATTATCGATTGTAACCAGGCAGCTGTAAAAATGCTGGGCTGTCAGGATAAGAGTCAACTCCTGTCTTTTCACCCCGCCATATTCTCCCCCGAATTCCAGCCCGACGGACAAAGGTCAGCTGATAAAGCGCGTGAAATGGACCGGCTTGCTTATGAAAGTGGCTACAACCGTTTTGAATGGATTCACAAAAAAATAGACGGAAAAGAATTTCCGGTGGAGGTTACGTTGAACCCGGTCCCTATTAATAACAAAAAGGTGCTGCTGGTCGTGTGGCACGACATTTCGGATCGAAAAAAAGCAGAGGAATCGATCCGTCGCAGTGAGGCAATGCTCAGTGAGTCGCAGCAGCTGACCCATAGCGGCAGCTGGGAAGCCGACCTGGTGACCGGGCAAAATTACTGGTCGGCCGAAGCTTTCCGTATCTTCGGACTGGAACCCGACAGTGCCGGGCCAGACACGGATGTTTTTTCAAAAATGATCCACCCTGACGATCTGCACCTTTACAAAACGCACATCTGGGAGGCCATCAACAAATTGTCGCCCGCCAGCTTCGACCTGCGGATCATCCTGCCCGATGGCAAGATCAAATTTATCCACGCGATCGGTAAACCATTTTCGGACGCAACCGGGAAGGTCGTCAAGCTTTACGGCGCGATCATGGACATTGACAACCAGAAGAAAACGGAGCAGGAACTGATCCACGCAAAGGAAATGGCCGAAATGGCGGCCATTGCCAAATCCCAGTTCCTGTCGACCATGAGCCATGAGATCCGGACACCGATGAATGCGGTGATCGGCTTCACCCATTTGCTTCTGCAGCAGAATCCCCGCCCCGAGCAAATGGAATATCTCAATATCCTCAAATTCTCGGCTGAAAATTTACTGGTCCTGATCAATGATATACTCGATTTCAGCAAGATAGAAGCCGGAAAAATCGAATTTGAGGAAGTGGATTTCAATGTACTTTCGCTCCTGGAAAATATCCGCTCCGGCATCCTTCAGAAGGCCAATGAAAAAGGGATCATGCTTAAATTGAAAGTGAGCAATCCTGTGAATGTGACGGTGGTCGGCGATCCCGTGCGGTTGGGGCAAATATTGACCAACCTTGTCAGCAATGCCGTAAAATTTACAGAAACCGGTAAAGTCATCATTTCAGCGGAAGTTACCCGGCGCGAAGGCGACCGGATTACCCTGGATTTTAAAGTAGAAGATACCGGCATCGGTATCCCCCCTGAAAAAATCGAAAACATATTCGACAGCTTTACCCAGGCCACTTCCGACACGACCAGAAAATACGGAGGCTCCGGACTTGGCCTGACCATTACCAAGCGGCTCCTTGAATTGCAGCAAAGCAAAATTTTTGTTGAAAGCGAGCAGGGAAAAGGCTCGGTTTTCTATTTCAGTCTTTCGTTCAAAGTCAGCGAAAAGCATTTTTCAGAACAAAACAATGGTAGTACTTCCAACAAATTCAGCCTGGAAGGAATGCGGCTTCTCATCGTGGAGGACAATGCGATCAATGTACTGTTGATGCGGAATTTCATGAAACAGTGGAATGTAACGTACGATGTGGCTGAAAATGGGCTGGTAGCACTCGAAAAAGTGCAAATAACCGATTACGACCTTGTTTTGATGGATTTACAAATGCCCGAGATGGACGGATACGAAGCTACTTTAAAGATTCGCCAGCTGCCGGCGATCATCGCACTTACCGCATCCGCCATGATGGATATTAAAGACATTGCATTCACCGTCGGAATGAACGATTATATCAGCAAACCTTTTACACCTGCCGAGCTGTATTCTAAAATAGCTTCCTATCGCAAAGACAAATCCCTGTAA
- a CDS encoding NADP-dependent glyceraldehyde-3-phosphate dehydrogenase, with the protein MDFNAALKNIFVEEKDVPHEFSLPELVHQREYLSNGIMKPWNGPVHEVYSPVCIKTENGLQRKLIGSYPVCTAVEAEESLNAAVAAYNNGRGEWPTMGVAERIHCVEQFTGKMIEQKDIIVKLIMWEIGKSFADSVKEFDRTVEYIYATIDSLKNLDRDSSGFDIVDGIAAQVRRSPLGVVLCMGPFNYPLNETFTTLIPALIMGNTILFKPPKFGTLLHYPLQEAFRDCFPKGVVNIIYGRGNTIVPGLMHSGKINVLTLIGSSKVANELKKQHPKVNRLRAVLGLDAKNAAIVTPNADIDLAVKEIITGSLSFNGQRCTALKIIWVHKSIADQFLQQFSAAVAQLKFGMPWEKGVSLTPLPETNKIEYLNDCISDAIEHGASVVNENGGKSEGAFFYPAVVYPVNSKMKLYHEEQFGPIVPVVPFEDLEETIEFLIESTHGQQVSIFSNDADEVAALIDPLVNQVSRVNINTQCQRGPDVFPFTGRKDSAEGTLSVADAIRAFSIRSLVAFKMNETNKQLINEIVHEDTSNFLSTKFIF; encoded by the coding sequence ATGGATTTCAACGCCGCATTAAAAAACATCTTCGTCGAAGAGAAAGACGTTCCGCATGAGTTCAGCCTGCCCGAGCTCGTTCACCAGCGCGAATACCTCAGCAATGGTATCATGAAACCCTGGAATGGTCCTGTCCACGAAGTGTATTCGCCTGTTTGTATTAAAACAGAAAACGGGCTGCAACGAAAACTGATCGGCAGCTATCCGGTTTGCACGGCTGTCGAAGCGGAAGAATCCCTCAATGCCGCAGTAGCAGCTTACAACAACGGACGGGGAGAATGGCCTACCATGGGAGTTGCGGAAAGAATCCATTGCGTGGAGCAGTTTACCGGCAAAATGATCGAGCAGAAGGATATTATTGTGAAACTGATCATGTGGGAGATCGGTAAGTCTTTTGCCGACTCCGTGAAAGAATTTGACCGGACCGTTGAATACATTTATGCAACCATCGACTCCCTCAAAAACCTTGACAGGGATTCGTCAGGTTTCGATATTGTCGACGGTATTGCCGCACAGGTAAGGCGCTCGCCGCTGGGAGTTGTGCTTTGCATGGGCCCTTTCAATTATCCCCTTAACGAAACTTTTACAACGCTGATACCTGCCCTGATCATGGGCAATACTATTCTTTTTAAACCTCCGAAATTCGGTACGCTGCTGCATTATCCATTGCAGGAAGCTTTCAGGGACTGTTTCCCAAAAGGGGTTGTCAATATCATTTACGGAAGAGGAAACACGATCGTGCCTGGCTTGATGCACTCCGGCAAGATCAATGTGCTTACGCTCATCGGGTCGAGCAAAGTGGCCAACGAATTGAAAAAACAACACCCGAAAGTCAACAGGCTGCGCGCAGTACTGGGGCTGGATGCTAAAAACGCTGCAATAGTTACACCTAACGCGGATATTGATCTGGCTGTAAAGGAAATCATCACCGGCTCGCTCTCCTTCAACGGACAGCGCTGTACGGCATTGAAGATCATCTGGGTACATAAAAGCATTGCCGACCAGTTCCTGCAACAGTTTAGTGCCGCAGTTGCCCAGCTCAAATTCGGTATGCCGTGGGAAAAGGGTGTTTCGCTGACACCGCTGCCTGAAACCAACAAGATCGAATACCTTAACGATTGTATTTCCGACGCCATCGAGCACGGAGCATCGGTGGTAAATGAAAATGGTGGAAAGTCGGAGGGTGCGTTTTTCTATCCGGCTGTGGTTTATCCGGTCAATAGCAAAATGAAGCTTTACCACGAAGAACAATTCGGCCCGATCGTTCCTGTTGTGCCATTTGAAGACCTGGAAGAAACGATCGAGTTCCTGATCGAGTCGACTCACGGGCAGCAGGTCAGTATTTTCAGTAATGACGCGGACGAAGTTGCTGCACTCATCGACCCGCTCGTAAACCAGGTGAGCCGGGTGAATATCAACACGCAATGTCAGCGGGGACCCGATGTATTTCCATTTACCGGCCGCAAAGACAGTGCGGAAGGTACGTTGTCGGTAGCCGATGCGATCCGCGCATTTTCGATCCGTTCGCTGGTCGCCTTCAAAATGAATGAGACTAACAAGCAGCTTATTAATGAGATCGTGCACGAGGATACCTCTAACTTTCTGAGTACCAAGTTTATCTTCTAA
- a CDS encoding MATE family efflux transporter, giving the protein MKEEASQTLRLAFPIIIGELAQMALHLIDSAMVGAISYKHLAAAALVINAMNIPFVIGIGMTISVSQMVSLANGKQDAQQVSHYLYNGFILCTVTALLISFSLVSGKNVLYHLGQDPYVVELALPFMKLMGLSIIPMLLFMTLKQFADGLEYTRTAMIFSLAGMPLNIVLNWLLIYGNWGFPRLELEGAGWATLITRSCMFLALGYVVLSHKTFARYIAVRQNQWKLKTKTLRELLHIGVPSSMQIGMEAGAFAVSGIIIGTLGAVSQAAHQIALNCASFTFMVSMGLAQAGSIRVSNALGRTDWFKIIVIGKSTILTALIYGTICATLFVIFRNVLPVAFNQEPQVVELAALLLLFAAVFQISDSTQAISAGLLRGIKDVKTPTVLIGIAYWVIGIPVGYLLAFHFNMGASGMWLGLILGLTLASGFLITRFLKMGRKNTLATAPA; this is encoded by the coding sequence ATGAAAGAAGAAGCATCACAAACTTTAAGATTAGCATTTCCAATTATTATCGGTGAGCTGGCGCAAATGGCGCTTCACCTGATCGACAGTGCGATGGTGGGTGCGATCAGCTACAAGCACCTGGCAGCCGCCGCACTCGTTATCAATGCGATGAACATTCCCTTCGTAATCGGGATCGGCATGACGATCTCCGTGTCACAAATGGTATCGCTCGCCAACGGAAAGCAGGATGCCCAGCAGGTATCGCACTATCTGTATAACGGCTTCATACTGTGCACGGTTACCGCGCTGTTGATTTCATTTTCACTGGTATCTGGTAAAAATGTACTGTATCACCTGGGCCAGGATCCCTATGTAGTCGAACTTGCGCTTCCATTTATGAAGTTAATGGGTCTTTCGATTATTCCGATGCTGCTTTTCATGACCTTGAAGCAGTTTGCCGATGGGCTTGAATACACCCGCACGGCAATGATCTTCTCCCTGGCCGGAATGCCGCTGAACATCGTGCTGAACTGGCTGCTGATCTACGGCAACTGGGGTTTTCCCCGGCTTGAGCTGGAAGGCGCAGGCTGGGCAACGCTGATCACGCGCAGTTGCATGTTCCTTGCTTTGGGTTATGTGGTACTCAGCCATAAAACCTTTGCCAGGTACATCGCAGTGCGTCAAAACCAGTGGAAACTCAAAACCAAAACTTTGCGAGAGCTGCTGCATATAGGCGTACCCAGCAGTATGCAGATCGGTATGGAAGCCGGCGCATTCGCTGTTTCGGGCATTATCATTGGTACCCTGGGCGCCGTTTCGCAGGCCGCACACCAGATAGCGCTTAACTGCGCCTCTTTCACTTTCATGGTATCCATGGGCCTTGCGCAGGCAGGTTCGATACGGGTAAGTAACGCGCTCGGCCGCACAGACTGGTTCAAGATCATCGTAATCGGAAAAAGTACGATCCTGACCGCCCTTATCTACGGTACCATCTGCGCAACACTGTTTGTCATCTTCCGGAACGTATTGCCGGTTGCATTCAACCAGGAGCCGCAAGTGGTGGAACTGGCAGCGCTGCTATTGCTTTTTGCCGCAGTATTTCAAATATCAGACAGTACCCAGGCGATCAGTGCAGGATTGCTGCGCGGGATCAAAGATGTAAAAACACCCACCGTGCTGATCGGAATTGCATATTGGGTCATCGGTATACCTGTCGGGTATCTGCTTGCATTTCACTTTAATATGGGTGCCTCTGGCATGTGGCTCGGATTAATCCTGGGCCTTACCCTGGCTTCCGGCTTCCTGATCACCCGCTTCCTTAAAATGGGCAGAAAGAACACACTGGCCACTGCGCCGGCCTGA
- a CDS encoding TonB-dependent receptor gives MSIRRSLAAGILIFLISGANMVSAQRGGKLKVVGKIIDSQSNSPLGYASIRLFKTADSSFVSGAITDETGGFIVDIAAGNYYALSEFIGYKAQVTPGITLNASNSPMDLGLIKVSASARTLDEVTVQAEKSSMELSLDKKVFNVGKDLANAGGTAVDILTNVPSVAVDVEGNVSLRGSGNVRILIDGKPSGLVSIKGASGLQQLQGSMIERVEIITNPSARYEAEGMGGVINIVLKKERKEGINGSFDIITGHPTNYGAAANVNYRRKNLNFFINYTMSYRNTPGKNFVYQELYRNDSTFIMERDMKSNLKGMANSARGGIDFYFNPKNILTGAYTWRTSKGKRFSTLNYRDYIGSTNNLTSYTVRTQDETETEPNSEYSITYKKTFDRKGQEFTADVRYLDNWENSDQYYNENVFDPDGSPSGIPPLLQRAVNYETEKQLLFQADYVHPFAKDGKFEAGARSSSRDMTNDYAVTQRAEDGGWIMLPNLTNDFLYEENINAVYGIVGNKTGKFSYQAGLRAEWTGVTTELKQTSEVNKRRYANLFPSVHVTYDFAKQNAFQLSFSRRVRRPQYNDLSPFATYSDNRNYWSGNPDLNPEFTNAFELGHIKYMSKGSLTSSLYYRHTNGKITSIRNVQEDGSSYTRPENLGTEDAYGAEFTSSFNPYTWWKIDNSVNFFRAITDGANVDQTFQSDTYSWFVRMMSRFTLWKTTDVQFRGNYEAPQQTPQGRRKALATLDLAATRDILKNNATLTLSVIDVFNSRRFRSVTEGFNFYARNSSQGRLRQVNLTLNYRLHQAKKKPKESLEGEF, from the coding sequence ATGAGTATCAGGAGAAGTTTAGCGGCAGGGATTTTAATTTTCCTGATTTCGGGTGCGAATATGGTATCTGCGCAGCGTGGAGGGAAATTGAAGGTTGTTGGTAAAATTATTGACAGTCAGAGTAACAGCCCGCTGGGGTATGCCAGTATCAGGCTCTTTAAGACGGCTGATAGTTCTTTTGTGAGCGGCGCGATCACAGACGAGACAGGCGGATTTATCGTAGATATCGCGGCAGGTAACTATTATGCGCTGTCCGAATTTATCGGTTACAAAGCACAGGTTACGCCGGGTATCACACTGAACGCTTCCAATTCTCCCATGGATTTAGGATTAATCAAAGTAAGCGCGTCTGCGCGGACACTTGATGAAGTGACTGTCCAGGCGGAGAAAAGCTCGATGGAGTTGTCGTTGGACAAAAAGGTATTCAATGTGGGTAAAGACCTGGCAAATGCAGGTGGGACGGCGGTGGATATCCTCACAAATGTGCCTTCCGTGGCTGTGGACGTGGAAGGGAATGTGAGTCTGCGCGGAAGCGGGAATGTACGTATACTGATTGACGGTAAGCCTTCGGGATTGGTGAGCATCAAGGGCGCAAGCGGCTTGCAGCAGTTGCAGGGTAGCATGATCGAGCGGGTGGAAATTATAACAAATCCATCAGCGCGCTACGAAGCTGAAGGGATGGGCGGGGTTATTAATATTGTTTTAAAGAAAGAACGGAAAGAGGGGATCAATGGGTCTTTTGATATAATCACAGGTCACCCTACCAACTATGGCGCTGCTGCCAATGTAAATTACCGGCGTAAAAACCTGAACTTTTTCATCAATTACACGATGTCTTACCGCAATACACCCGGAAAGAACTTCGTGTACCAGGAGCTGTACCGCAACGATTCCACATTTATTATGGAGCGGGATATGAAGAGCAATCTCAAAGGTATGGCCAATAGCGCCAGGGGAGGAATTGATTTTTATTTTAACCCCAAAAATATCCTGACAGGGGCCTATACATGGCGTACGAGCAAGGGGAAGCGATTTTCGACGCTCAATTACAGGGATTATATCGGCAGTACCAACAATCTGACCAGTTACACGGTTCGAACCCAGGATGAAACAGAAACCGAACCAAACTCAGAATATTCAATCACATATAAGAAAACATTTGACAGGAAAGGACAGGAATTTACCGCTGATGTGCGCTACCTCGATAACTGGGAGAATTCGGATCAGTATTACAATGAAAATGTATTCGACCCGGACGGAAGTCCCTCCGGGATCCCTCCGCTTTTACAGCGGGCTGTGAACTATGAAACGGAGAAGCAGCTGCTTTTCCAGGCCGATTACGTGCATCCCTTTGCCAAAGACGGTAAGTTTGAAGCAGGTGCACGAAGCAGCTCGCGGGACATGACCAATGATTATGCCGTGACGCAGCGGGCCGAGGATGGCGGCTGGATCATGCTGCCGAACCTTACCAACGATTTTCTTTATGAAGAGAACATCAATGCGGTGTATGGGATTGTTGGTAACAAAACCGGGAAATTTTCTTACCAGGCCGGTTTGCGGGCGGAGTGGACGGGTGTTACCACGGAATTGAAGCAGACCAGCGAAGTGAATAAAAGACGCTATGCCAACCTTTTTCCCAGCGTACATGTGACTTATGACTTTGCCAAGCAGAATGCATTTCAGCTCAGTTTCAGCCGCCGCGTACGTCGCCCGCAGTACAATGACCTCAGCCCGTTTGCGACTTACAGCGACAACAGGAACTACTGGAGCGGTAACCCCGATCTCAATCCGGAATTTACGAATGCATTCGAACTGGGGCACATTAAATACATGTCGAAAGGCTCGCTGACATCCTCCTTGTATTACCGGCATACGAACGGGAAAATTACGAGTATCAGGAATGTCCAGGAAGACGGGAGCTCCTACACCCGGCCTGAAAACCTGGGCACGGAAGATGCATACGGGGCTGAATTTACGAGCTCTTTTAATCCTTATACCTGGTGGAAGATAGATAACAGCGTGAATTTTTTCAGGGCAATCACAGATGGTGCGAATGTGGACCAGACTTTCCAAAGTGACACGTACAGCTGGTTTGTAAGAATGATGTCCAGGTTTACATTATGGAAGACAACGGACGTGCAATTCAGAGGGAATTATGAGGCGCCCCAGCAAACACCGCAGGGGAGGAGAAAGGCGCTCGCTACACTGGACCTGGCGGCTACCCGGGACATTCTGAAAAACAATGCTACGCTGACACTCAGTGTGATAGATGTGTTCAACTCACGCCGGTTCCGGTCTGTCACGGAAGGGTTTAACTTTTATGCTAGAAACAGTTCGCAGGGAAGGTTACGCCAGGTAAACCTTACTTTAAACTACCGTTTGCACCAGGCCAAAAAGAAACCAAAGGAGTCACTGGAAGGGGAATTTTAG
- a CDS encoding response regulator, with translation MSAKANKSIFLADDDADDCMLFEDALREVSNSTELFTANDGVELINLMETTVPPPPDVIFLDLNMPRKNGFECLEQIRKTKAWESIPVVIFSTTGQEEMVRRVYQGGANFFIRKPGSFPKLKQAIKQVLDIDWNKHNWKLVPENFHYQY, from the coding sequence ATGAGCGCAAAAGCAAATAAATCAATATTTCTGGCAGATGACGATGCAGACGATTGCATGCTGTTTGAGGATGCACTGAGAGAGGTAAGCAATTCGACAGAACTGTTTACTGCCAATGATGGCGTTGAACTGATCAATCTCATGGAAACGACCGTTCCGCCTCCGCCGGACGTCATATTCCTGGACCTGAATATGCCCAGGAAAAATGGTTTCGAGTGTTTAGAGCAGATCAGGAAAACCAAGGCCTGGGAGTCAATACCCGTCGTTATTTTCTCGACAACAGGACAGGAAGAGATGGTCAGAAGGGTCTATCAGGGTGGTGCAAATTTTTTCATCAGGAAACCTGGCTCTTTTCCCAAACTGAAACAGGCCATCAAGCAGGTTCTCGATATCGACTGGAATAAGCACAACTGGAAGCTGGTTCCTGAGAATTTTCACTATCAATATTAA